AATACCCCATCTTACCATTTAAATTCTTTGAGTCTTAAAAAGCAAACAGTGTGAATAGCCTAGTTTAACATATGAAAACGCTAAACCAAGATCTCATTGTGTTATCTAGTTTCAATCGTTCAATCCAATGTCATTCATAAAAACATACCGATTGAAACAACAAGGAGAAAGCAATGATGGTCAGTACAATATTGATGCCCTCCGTGATAATTTGATAGCCATAATAAAGCAGCGCTGTGGGCACATCGAGGAATGCAGGTTCGTGATGCAGCAGCACGCGTATCATGTACATCACCAGATGATAGGCTTTTATAATGACCAAAGCACAGGTTTGTAGAAAGATCCAAAGCAGCTGAAAACGTCGATTGCTAATGGACTTTTCGGCCAACTCAATCAGCTCCATttgcaactgtgtgtgtgtttgtgaacCGTTGATTAAGTTACATTAACAGAATGGAAACCTTGATGACTCACCGCCATGATGGCATCCACTTTGCTGAGCACTTTGGGCACATTTGTCTCACGCGGCGGACgcgctgcagttgcagttgcaaatgACACTTTGCCTGCCCAGGCCATGGTTGACAACAATTTGATATTACAGGCGTGGCATGCAACGCTTTTATGCAACGACTTTCTGACACAATTACCTAAGTACATATTTCAGTTCTGCTCTTTGGTAGCTTCAAAATGAAAGGGTCGCctaagaaaaatgtaaagtttAGAAAAATTGAAGAGGAAAAAGTTAGAAAGGAATTCGTTAAATATCGtatataaaattagaaaacCATATTTCAGTCTTTCTTGgtcttttaaaaatgttactCATTTTCGaactacaattttaaatgagttCGCAAAACTCATTTAATCATTATAGACTTTGACTCAATTTAACAAGCAATTTTGTTGAATAGAAAACTTTTagatcaattatttaaatcatattcAATGTAGTTTACAAAACGTTCAGAAGACTTCCTTGGACAATTTTCCATTACTAAATACGTTCCTTCAAAGTGTGAATGAACTATTCAGATCATTctgtaaaaatttaattaaaatttgctgAGTAATTTCCTTGAAACACGAGCTCAATTGCCGAAATGTTTGTTCAAAGACATCAAGTGATTGTGTCTTAATTATGTGTGCTGATCATGGAATTAACATGCTTTAGGTCAAATGGAACTATTGATTAAGGTAAAGttgttaaaaagaaaacaattgaattgattaaacctgaattcaatttacatcgcgtatacttaatgttcATTAGAACTCTCTTAATTGaatcttttttaattacaacaatCTCCTCAAGTGCTTAATTTTTTCTACTAATTAGTTCTTCTTGTAACATTTGATTAGTTTACACTTAAATCTAACCTACTCTTGGAGCAGCCCTCTGCCATTCAGTGGCTGGCAATCATTAATCATTTTGGAGCAGTCGCTGTGGCTGTGGATTAAAAATTGGGTGCACAGCGCGATACTTTAGCCAAATGAAGCCCTTGGGAGAGCAGTCGTTGCAGTAGCTGTTGCAGTAGCCAGTAGCCAGTAGCTagttgcaagtggcaagcggcaagtACGAATTGCTGTTGGCCACCATGGAAATCATTGTAAATGCATGGACATGTCCAGGGAGTCGTCGGGGCAAGACAGCTGAAACAAACTGTGTGTCAGTTGCAGTCAAGTGGAGTCATAAAGCTGCGGCTCGACTTTGGGTTAGATCGGTGGCAGCCACCACAAGTCACCAGATGCCTGACACTGACACCTCGATCAGTCAGCTGAGTGGCAACTTGGCAAAGCGTGCAGCCTGCTCACGGGATTGGGCAACGAGTAGGCGGATTTATGGGCTGCCCAGCGTCAGTTTAATGAGTTTCTGGCATTAATAAAACACAGTTAAAAGGGAGACAGGCTGTCGGAGGCAGGAGTCGTGCCACAGTTGGCTGACAAacgcaaagaaaaaagagcgaacaaaaataaagaaaaaggaaaaaactaTGCAATTGGATTAGATTAGACGTTGGCCCAGCTGTCGTGACAGGTTGAGAGCTGAGAGCCACGAAACGGGCCGAATGAGAATTTATGGCCAATGAATGCTGTGTGTGAGCCAGAGGCCTGGCTTTAGCTTGGCCTGGCCTGCTCAGCCAAGTGCGTGCATTGGAcgcaatattttataatgacTTCATTACAACAAATGCAATagactgcaacaacaacagcaacaacaacagctgcttgGGGCTCTCGAAACTCTcgaaaattgcaataaaaaagctgactttattttgattttcttttggcCAAATTTGGCTGCTTTGATTCGTCGCATAATTGGCAATTACCGTGGCCAAGCGACGTGGACTCGTGGGCGAACTGCATCGTCGCCAATTCCGCCCTCCCCCCTGTGCTCTATACTGTGCACTATACTGTGCTGTGTGCCTGCTGGGATTTACGAGTCCATATCACATATAATTGCCAAATGATTTTCTTTGCCTTGTCACGCAAACCCTGCGGGTTGTCGTCAGCCCAAGAAGTGCAGTTGGTGGGGAGAGGAGTGGTTAACAGTTGACATTTGAAGCCAATTGCGGGCAGCTTTGGCTGAGAATTGTGTTTAGATTCGATAGCTAAAGGGTTAATGCAGCATTCAGTTTAGTTGGATTGATTCCATGTTTGGTTCACTTGGTTCCAATTGGAAGGCCTCTTCAAGC
This is a stretch of genomic DNA from Drosophila albomicans strain 15112-1751.03 chromosome 3, ASM965048v2, whole genome shotgun sequence. It encodes these proteins:
- the LOC127565380 gene encoding uncharacterized protein LOC127565380, producing MYLGNCVRKSLHKSVACHACNIKLLSTMAWAGKVSFATATAARPPRETNVPKVLSKVDAIMALQMELIELAEKSISNRRFQLLWIFLQTCALVIIKAYHLVMYMIRVLLHHEPAFLDVPTALLYYGYQIITEGINIVLTIIAFSLLFQSVCFYE